In Lentibacillus sp. JNUCC-1, the genomic window AAGAAAAAGGATTTGCTGTCCGCACATATCGAGAAATCAAAGCACGTGAACTGTGGAAGCTGATCAACGTTTGTGCAACTTATTCTGCTGAGCCCGGAATCTTTTTTATTGATAATGCCAATGAAAAAACGAATGCCAAAGCATACGGTCAACAAGTTGTCGCTACAAACCCGTGTGGTGAACAGCCCCTGGCTCCTTTCTCTGTCTGTAATCTGGCAGCAGTTAATCTGGCAGCAATGGCTGATAAACAAACAAAACGCGTTAATTTCAATAAGTTGAAAAAGACCGTTGAAACAGGCGTGAGAATGCAAGATAATGTCATTGACGCGACCCCTTACTTTCTTGAGGAAAATAAAAAACAAGCCTTGGGAGAGCGGCGGATTGGTCTCGGTGTTATGGGCCTCCATGATTTACTGATTTATACAGAGACTACGTACGGCTCAACAGAAGGGAATGAACTGGTAGACCAGATTTTCGAAACGATCGCCCTTACTGCATATCGCACATCAATCGAACTGGCGAAAGAAAAAGGCAGTTTTCCGTTCTTAACTGGAGACACGAATGAAGAAACTCAAATCTTGAGAGAAAACTTTATCAATACTGGATATATGAAACAAATGCCGGACGACATCAAAGAAAACATATTGAAACATGGCATTCGTAACTCTCACTTGCTGACTGTGGCACCCACAGGAAGTACAGGGACGATGGTCGGTGTGAGTACAGGCCTGGAACCTTACTTTTCATTCTCCTACTTTAGGAGTGGGCGATTGGGTAAGTTTATCGAAGTTAAAGCAGAAATAGTTCAAGAATATCTGGACGCCCATCCCGAAGCAGACCCTGATCATTTGCCTGAATGGTTTGTTTCCGCAATGGAATTGTCCCCTGAAGCACATGCAGATACGCAATGTGTTATTCAGAAATGGGTGGACAGCTCTATATCCAAGACTGTTAACGCTCCTCGCGGTTACACCGTTGATGAAGTCGAGCAAGTGTATCAAAGACTTTACAAAGGCGGCGCAAAAGGCGGTACAGTGTACGTGGACGGCAGCAGAGATTCACAAGTTCTGACCCTGAAAGCAGAAGAGAATTCAGAACAGCTCACATTGGAGGGGACAGATCAGGAGAAACCCCATGTCGTGCTTATGGAGACAATTCATGAACTGGAAAACACGAATGTTACGGTTGGCTCCGAAATTGGTAATACATGCCCGGTATGTCGCAAAGGACATATTGAAGACCTTGGCGGATGCAATACATGTACCACATGTGGCGCACAGCTGAAATGCGGATTGTAATAGGTTAGGTGTATATAGAGCCTCCAGTTGTTTTGACAAACAGCTGGAGGTCTATCTATGTCTGGATAGCTTGTGTAACAGCTCAAATTGCGTTATCATGAAAGTGAAACATTTTTGCGTGAGATAAAAATACGTTGAAATGAGGGAGATTAAATGCCAACACCAAGTATGGAAGACTACATAGAAATTATTTATAATTTAATTGATTCAAAAGGATATGCCCGGGTGTCCGATATAGCAGAAGCACTGGAAGTTCACCCATCCTCCGTAACTAAAATGGTCCAGAAACTGGATAGAGATCAGTACTTGGATTATGAAAAATACAGAGGCTTTGTATTGACTGATAAAGGCAATAAGATTGGTGAGCGTCTTGTATTTAGACATGATTTACTGGAGCAGTTTTTAGGCATTATCGGAGTGAAAGAAGAAAATATTTACAATGATGTTGAAGGTATTGAGCATCATCTGAGCTGGGATTCTATTGATCGTATTGGCGATCTTGTTCAGTATTTTAAAGAAGATGAGGGCCGTGTAAATAAACTGCGTGCCATGCATATGGAATAGGTCGCGTTCTGTTAGCCTTTAAACATTTATGGTTCTATCTCCATACTCACTTGCTTATGCATGTAGTATAAGGTGAGGAGGGGATAGAAGTGCGGATCGATGTTGTTTTTTCAGGAGGTGGAGTGAAGGCCTATGCATTTATGGGGACGCTTAACCGACTGAAGGAAGCTGATCTGGAGCCTGTTCGAGTGGCAGGTACATCCGCCGGTGCGATTATAGCTGGGCTGGTGGCAGCCGGATACGACAATAAGTCCATACAACAAATGGCATTTGACATTGATCTTAAAGAGTTTCTTGATGCCCCTCCTTTGACGCAATATCTGCCATTCACAAAGTGGGCTTTATTATACTTTAAAATGGGTCTCTATCGGGGTGTGAAACTGGAAAAATGGCTTTATGATGTTCTGAGTGAAAAAGGGGTCTATACCTTCAAAGACATTCCTGCCGGCCATTTGAAAATGGTCGTGAGTGATCTCTCAAGAGAAAAGCTGATCGTCATTCCGGATGATTTGCTCACTGTTTATGGAATCCGGCCTGAGGAGTTTTCTGTTGCCACTGCCATTCGGATGAGTGCAGGATTTCCTTATTTTTTTATGCCTAAAAAACTGATGGGAACAGATCATTGTGAAAGTGTGATTGTCGATGGGGGATTGCTTAGTAACTTCCCATTATGGATTTTTGGAAACGGGAAAGTGAAAAAGCTTCGGCCGGTTCTCGGGGTTCAATTGACGGATCAAGATCCACCGATGACGACCATATCAAATGCTACCCATATGCTTCGGTCGTTTTTTACAACGATGAAAGAGGCGCATGATACACGGTACATTGATCAATCACACGTCAATAACATTATACATATTCCAGTTGAACATATTGAGGCAGTTGATATGAAAGTCAGTAAAGAAGTAAAACAGCGCTTGGTCGACAAGGGATACCAGGAAGCTGATCACTTTTTGAAACATTGGTCAACTTAATACATTGAACAAAAAAACGAGCCCATTAATTTGAGGCTCGTTTTTTGCTTTTGGATTTATTTCCTTCTATAACGCGCAAATGACTCGTGCGTTTTTTAGAAGGACGCTTTTGTTTTGATGATGATTGTTTGCGTACTGCTTTTTGATAATTACTTTTTTGTTCTTGATTGTACTTCTGTCTAGATTGTTTTACGGCTTGTTTATACTTCTTTGTCTCATCCGAATTTGTCCGTTTTCGAACAAACACAAAGTAGAAAGCACCCAGAAACAATGCCCCCATACCGACCATGAAAACAATTTGAGTCAGAAAACGAGAGGTGTTGCCAACTAATTGGGTAATTAACCCGACTGCCGCGAGTCCGATTATAAAATAGACAACTAAGGATACGCCACGGTTCTTCATTCTGCTCACCCTTTCCGGTTATGAGTTCGCCAAAAGTGCATTAATAACAGTAACTATATTCATATTGTCTTAAAACCCTCTATATTATACGCATTTCTTATTTTATTCTATCATGAAAGGCCGCTTTGAATCATGTAATTGCTTTGTTTTGAAGAATCCTGAACAGAAAAAATGATTATTATATATATTTTACCCTGCAAGGAGCGTAGTAAACACGTTATTTATGTATAAACCGATGTCTGTATATGAACACTAATGCTGTGGCTTCATATTAAATATTTAAGCTGAGGTGTATTACTATGGCTATGTCAAAACCGAACCAGCTCGAACAAAACAAACAGGAAGATCAAATGACGCTTATGTCCCGTTCACTTTTAACTGGCTTCATTGGAGGCGTTTTATGGAGCTTATTTGGTGTTGTGTTTTATTACTTTAATTTTACGGAAGTTTCGCCTCGAGCATTTCTTCTTCGGTCCTGGCTCAGTAAAGAGTGGACAAGCACATGGCTTGGAGATCTCCTTTCTGTTTTGATGGTAGGTATCATCTCTTTGGGGACGGCACTTGTCTACTACGGGCTGTTGAGGAAAATGAATACGTTATGGGCGGGAGTCGCATATGGTGCAATCCTGTGGGGGGTTGTCTTCTACGTACTTAACCCTATTTTCACTAATATCCCTTTATTGGCTGATATGAGCAAAGAGACCATTGTCTCCACACTATGTCTTTTCATACTTTACGGAACGTTTGTCGGATATTCTATTTCATATGATTATAAAGATACAAACCTTAGAATCATGAAAGAGAAAAAGGAAAACACTTCAACCGAATGACTATTATTATTAAAAACCCCTGATATATGATAAACTGAAAAAAGCCATATTTTGTCTGGGGGAATGAGTCGAATTGAATCGATTACTGATGCTGAATGGGCCAAATCTGAATCTTCTCGGTGCTCGGGAAAAAGATATTTATGGAACACAGACACTTGCCGATATTGAAAGTGCTGTTAAGGAAACTGTTTTACAGGCAGGTTATGACATAGATTGTTTTCAGTCCAATCATGAAGGTGAGCTCATTGATCTACTTCATCAGGGGAACGGGGTATATGAAGGGATCATTTTTAATCCTGGTGCGTTCACCCATACGAGTATCGCCTTACGAGATGCGATCGCTGCGATTGATGTTCCAGTCATCGAAGTTCACCTGTCAAACGTTTATGCCCGGGAAGCCTTTCGCCATACTTCTGTACTGGCGCCTGTATGTATGGGACAGATTACAGGCTTGGGACCCGAGGGGTATCATCTGGCCGCAAAGGCATTAATGCACGTAAAGGGGAGGAGAGAATTCAATGTCAACACAAAAAATTGAAAAATTAAGAGAGCTTTTGGAAAAAGAGAGTCTTGATGCATTATTGATTACAAGTCCGGTGAACCGTCAGTATATGACCGGATTTACGGGAACAGCAGGCGCAGCAATTATCGCACGGGAGGGAGCAGTATTTATAACGGATTTCCGTTATACAGCCCAAGCAACAACCCAAGCAAAAGCGTATACAGTCATCGAACATAAACAATCACTTGAAAAAGAAATTAATCAGCAGCTGGCATCATTAAAGGTTAACACTCTTGGATTTGAAAAAGATCATGTGACTTATTCTCAATATGAACGCTACAGCCAGCTTTTAACCCCAAAGCTGAAAGCAACTTCAGGACTTGTTGAAGCGTTGCGGATCATTAAAACGGATGATGAACTGAATGTTATGCAAGAAGCTGCAGATATCGCTGATGCTGCTTTCGAACATATAAAAAACTTTATCAAACCAGGTGTCAAAGAAATTGATGTTTCCAATGAACTGGAATTCTTCATGCGTAAACAAGGTGCAACTTCCTCCAGTTTCGACATTATCGTAGCTTCTGGAGAACGCTCTGCACTTCCGCATGGGGTTGCATCAGACAAAGAAATACAGTCCGGCGAACTTGTAACGCTGGATTTTGGTGCGCTTTATAAAGGGTATTGCTCAGACATCACGCGCACCGTGGCTGTTGGTGATATCAGTGATGAATTGCGTCGCATCTATGATATTGTTTTAGAGGCCCAATTAAGAGGGGTAAATGAATTGAAGCCCGGAATGACTGGCAAAGAAGCCGATGCTCTGACACGGGATTATATCAAGGAACAAGGTTACGGTGACTACTTTGGTCACTCCACAGGACATGGGCTTGGTATGGAAGTTCATGAAAGCCCTGGTTTGTCTTATAAAACAGAACAAAAACTCAAGCCAGGCATGGTCGTTACTGTAGAACCGGGTATTTATGTTCCCGGTGTTGGCGGCTGTCGTATTGAAGATGATCTTGTTATGACAGAAACAGGATGCAAACGCCTGACGAATTCATCCAAGGCATATACACAGCTATAGAGTTATTATGACTTAAAGGAGAGAAGTGCATGATTTCAGTAAACGATTTTAAAACAGGATTAACCATTGAATATGATGGAAATATCTGGCAGGTCATAGAGTTTCAACATGTGAAACCTGGAAAGGGAGCCGCATTTGTCAGATCGAAACTACGTAATTTGCGCAACGGTAATATCCAGGAAAAAACGTTTCGCGCTGGCGAAAAAGTGGGCAAAGCCCATATCGAACATCGCAAAATGCAATATTTATATGCTTCCGGTGACATGCATGCTTTTATGGATACAACAACTTTTGAACAACTTGAAATTCCGGCGACACAAATTGAACATCAGTTACACTTCATCAAAGCAAACATGGAAGT contains:
- a CDS encoding patatin-like phospholipase family protein, producing MRIDVVFSGGGVKAYAFMGTLNRLKEADLEPVRVAGTSAGAIIAGLVAAGYDNKSIQQMAFDIDLKEFLDAPPLTQYLPFTKWALLYFKMGLYRGVKLEKWLYDVLSEKGVYTFKDIPAGHLKMVVSDLSREKLIVIPDDLLTVYGIRPEEFSVATAIRMSAGFPYFFMPKKLMGTDHCESVIVDGGLLSNFPLWIFGNGKVKKLRPVLGVQLTDQDPPMTTISNATHMLRSFFTTMKEAHDTRYIDQSHVNNIIHIPVEHIEAVDMKVSKEVKQRLVDKGYQEADHFLKHWST
- a CDS encoding M24 family metallopeptidase; amino-acid sequence: MSTQKIEKLRELLEKESLDALLITSPVNRQYMTGFTGTAGAAIIAREGAVFITDFRYTAQATTQAKAYTVIEHKQSLEKEINQQLASLKVNTLGFEKDHVTYSQYERYSQLLTPKLKATSGLVEALRIIKTDDELNVMQEAADIADAAFEHIKNFIKPGVKEIDVSNELEFFMRKQGATSSSFDIIVASGERSALPHGVASDKEIQSGELVTLDFGALYKGYCSDITRTVAVGDISDELRRIYDIVLEAQLRGVNELKPGMTGKEADALTRDYIKEQGYGDYFGHSTGHGLGMEVHESPGLSYKTEQKLKPGMVVTVEPGIYVPGVGGCRIEDDLVMTETGCKRLTNSSKAYTQL
- a CDS encoding YqhR family membrane protein, whose protein sequence is MAMSKPNQLEQNKQEDQMTLMSRSLLTGFIGGVLWSLFGVVFYYFNFTEVSPRAFLLRSWLSKEWTSTWLGDLLSVLMVGIISLGTALVYYGLLRKMNTLWAGVAYGAILWGVVFYVLNPIFTNIPLLADMSKETIVSTLCLFILYGTFVGYSISYDYKDTNLRIMKEKKENTSTE
- the efp gene encoding elongation factor P, producing the protein MISVNDFKTGLTIEYDGNIWQVIEFQHVKPGKGAAFVRSKLRNLRNGNIQEKTFRAGEKVGKAHIEHRKMQYLYASGDMHAFMDTTTFEQLEIPATQIEHQLHFIKANMEVSVMTYEGEVLGVDLPKNVELEVVETDPGLKGDTVSGGSKPATLETGHVVQVPLFINTGDTVVVNTSDGKYMSRS
- a CDS encoding vitamin B12-dependent ribonucleotide reductase, whose translation is MSVVTKELSKININALNEDIAHFPQVFPITEDMSLTHKGVSRLVMLDRYAFKDTEKKTLKTGDFVVLTVKDDPKFPARGYGIIQSVDRKTQKATIEVDEEFRSILDPSEGETGLITRGLDVIDKPLEIFYEQIAMRNAKGLSEVEETEDKQHMWQERFSQELKDLNFIPAGRVLYGAGSHTDVTYFNCYVMPYIRDSREGISDHRKQVMEIMSRGGGVGTNGSTLRPRNTLAKGVNGKSSGSVSWLDDIAKLTHLVEQGGSRRGAQMIMLVDSHPDIIEFIISKMQNPRILRYLAENTTDDQIKRLAHEKLKFTPLSETEMDLYQSIVNYKHIPGQGGFTREAIQEAESKLRTGGTYSVHQPEFLTGANISVCLTSDFMQAVEEDAMYPLRFPDVENYTEEEMAIYNDQWHEVGDVRKWEEKGFAVRTYREIKARELWKLINVCATYSAEPGIFFIDNANEKTNAKAYGQQVVATNPCGEQPLAPFSVCNLAAVNLAAMADKQTKRVNFNKLKKTVETGVRMQDNVIDATPYFLEENKKQALGERRIGLGVMGLHDLLIYTETTYGSTEGNELVDQIFETIALTAYRTSIELAKEKGSFPFLTGDTNEETQILRENFINTGYMKQMPDDIKENILKHGIRNSHLLTVAPTGSTGTMVGVSTGLEPYFSFSYFRSGRLGKFIEVKAEIVQEYLDAHPEADPDHLPEWFVSAMELSPEAHADTQCVIQKWVDSSISKTVNAPRGYTVDEVEQVYQRLYKGGAKGGTVYVDGSRDSQVLTLKAEENSEQLTLEGTDQEKPHVVLMETIHELENTNVTVGSEIGNTCPVCRKGHIEDLGGCNTCTTCGAQLKCGL
- a CDS encoding SA1362 family protein, translated to MKNRGVSLVVYFIIGLAAVGLITQLVGNTSRFLTQIVFMVGMGALFLGAFYFVFVRKRTNSDETKKYKQAVKQSRQKYNQEQKSNYQKAVRKQSSSKQKRPSKKRTSHLRVIEGNKSKSKKRASN
- the mntR gene encoding transcriptional regulator MntR; translated protein: MPTPSMEDYIEIIYNLIDSKGYARVSDIAEALEVHPSSVTKMVQKLDRDQYLDYEKYRGFVLTDKGNKIGERLVFRHDLLEQFLGIIGVKEENIYNDVEGIEHHLSWDSIDRIGDLVQYFKEDEGRVNKLRAMHME
- the aroQ gene encoding type II 3-dehydroquinate dehydratase produces the protein MNRLLMLNGPNLNLLGAREKDIYGTQTLADIESAVKETVLQAGYDIDCFQSNHEGELIDLLHQGNGVYEGIIFNPGAFTHTSIALRDAIAAIDVPVIEVHLSNVYAREAFRHTSVLAPVCMGQITGLGPEGYHLAAKALMHVKGRREFNVNTKN